The window ACATACGTTAAAATTTCCGGCGATAAACTTACTCAAATGCTTATTTTTAATTGCCCTTCTTTAAGCTATGTAAATGCCCAAACCTCTCATAATGATTTTGTAATGAAGGTAGATTCTTGTGAAAATCTTAAGGAAATTTCTTCGAACAAAATCCAGAATATTACTGTCACCCACTCTAATCCGACTGTTAGTATCGAGGAAACGATAGACTTAAATGCTCAATAATAGCTCTAAATCTGTGAAGGAAATTTGCATATCTGCAGGCGATGCTTCAAAGAGGTCGCCAGCTAAACGCTGCTTTTCTGCCTTAAGCTTCATGATTTTCTCTTCGATTGTATCCAAGACAACATAGCGTTTAGCTATCACAGGTTCCTGCCGCCCAATGCGATGTGCCCTATCGATCGCCTGCTGTTCAGCAGCTTCGTTCCACCAAGGGTCTAATAGAAGCACATAGTCAGCAGCCGTCAGATTTAACCCTACGCCACCTGCTTTCAAGCTGATCAGGAAAAAGGAGGGGGAAGCGCACGTTTGAAATTTCTCTACGATGTCTGCTCTATTGTTTGTTTGCCCATCAAGGTAGAAGTAATCCATTCCTTGATTCTTAAGTTCTTTCCCCACTAACTGCAAAAGTTTGGTAAATTGACTGTAAACAAGGACTTTCGCATTTTCATTTGCAAGCGTGGTTAAATCTTCTATAATTGCTTCAAGTTTGGCACTTGGAATAGACGCTGCTTCTTCATGTTGTGCTGCTACAAGGCGTGGATCGCAGCAAATTTGGCGTAGTCTTAAAAGGATCTCTAAAATTTCTAATCTATGTTTAGAAGTTCCTTCTAGTTGAACTTTAGAGAGAATGTTTTGCCGTGCCCCGGAGAGGAAGGTGTCATAGAGCTGCCTTTGTTCAGGGGACATTTCAATCCAAACCGTCTGCTCAATTTTTTCCGGCAACTCAGGTGCGACTTCTTTTTTGGTCCTGCGTAAAACAAAAGGCTTGATTTGACGGCGGATACGAGCCAGAAAACGGGGATCTACAGTACCGGACTCAATTTCAGAACGGAATTTTTCTTGGCTTTGGAGTAATCCGGGCATAAGGAAATGGAATTGAGACCACAATTCATTCAAATTGTTTTCTATGGGCGTGCCTGTGATGGACAAACGAAAATCAGCCTTAATACTATAGGCAGCTTGAGCTGTTTGCGTATAAGCATTTTTTATCAGATGGGATTCATCCAGCAGCAAGCAGTGGAATCTCTGTTTTAGGAATTGACTTCCATCTAAACGTAACGTGGCGTAGGTGGTAATGATGATGTCTTTGTCCCATTCCTCAGAGGTGCGCTGGGCTCCATGATGCAGATAAACGGTAGCTTTGGGATAGAAGCGTGCCAGTTCTTTCTGCCAATTTGCCAGCAATGATGTGGGGACAACGATAAGGCTAGGATATGTTTGCTGTGGCAAACTGGCTAAAAAGGCGATGACCTGTACTGTTTTACCCAGTCCCATATCATCAGCCAGAAGACCATGCAGGTCTGTGTTGTAAAGGAACATAAGCCAATCCACACCTATCTGTTGGTAGGGGCGTAATGCTCCAATGAAATTCGTGCTGACAGAAACGGGCTCTAAGCAGTTTTGTTCCATTTTCCCTTGGCAGAAGGCTTTTAACTTATCCGAAGCTTGGAAGTTCTCTGTTTGTTCAAAAAGGGGCGCTAATAATCCGGCTTTATTTTTGCTGAATTGCAACTCATCTGCTACCCATTCTCCTTCTGTTAATAAGGTAGAAGGATCTAGATTTTGAAGAGAGTCCGGAAGTAAGCCTATTTCTCCCGTCCCTAAAGGGATAAAACGATCACGGCGGTTGAAGCTTCCCAAAGCGTCTTTTAAGTTGGCTTTATAAGTTCCATAATTCAAGGAGCCTTGCAACGAAATATGCGTGGGGCTTTCATCTAGGGCAAGGGAACTATTCTGGCATAATTTGAGAAGATTTCCGTGGGCATCCACAATTTTCCATCCCATCTCTAAAAGGAAGGTCAGGCTTTTGTTAACCTTGTCCAAAGGACAATAATACTGGGATGTGCCGGTAGGTTTCCAAAAGAAGTCTGTTTCCAATAAGTCGGTTTCCCAATGTTTTTCAGCACGGGGTACGCGAAAGGGTTGGTTTTGCGGGAAATGCTGTCCTCGTACATAGGAAATGATTTTACCTGGGCCGTAGTCCATTTTGAGTGATGCAAAGGCACCCGTTCTGTCGGTGAGGACGAGGAAGGGGATAGGGTCGTGCATAGAAAAGAAAGTGGTATCTATCAGTTCTAAACAAGGCTCATCTTTGAGGGTGGTAAGGTATTCTTTCCAGTTGTCATCGATGATAATGGATTTGGAGGTGTAAAGGGCTTTGATATGACGCCAAGGAGTTGTATTTTCGATAAATTTCAACTGTCCGTGACGGATATAACAGGTAGGGTTTCCATTTCTTAGGGCTTCACATTCTGACAAAGGGAAGAGTTTATCCTTTTCGCGTATTTTAGCAGTCAATTGCCAACGTGCTTCACTCTCTTTGGAGACGGAATAGATAAAGCTGTTTTTTGAGAAAAAGTCGCAAAGAAGGCGTTTGCCGCGAAAGAAGAATTTCGCTGTTGCCGCAATCAGGCGCAGCAGGGCGCTATCTAAAGGGAGAAAATGCCCTTTAAGCAGGCAATCAGGGGCGTTCTTCCGCAGCCATTCCAAAACCAATTTGTCTGCTGTCATGACTGCAAATTTATTGATCTGGGTAAGTTCCGCCGGTGTTAGTGGGCGTACCTTACCAAGATCATCTGTCAGACCGAATTGAAGATAGCTTTGTGTGTCGTCGGGACAGGGGATATCAATTAATATATAGGCTAGGCTTGGTCCTGACATGTTTGCCCTACTTCTGCTTGGGGCTTATCTTCAAAGTAATGGTGCCACCTTCTGAAGGGTTTATGCGCATCTTCTTGATGATAAGGACGTATTCTTGGGGCGTTCTTGCAAGCGCTATCACAGCATCCTTCAAATTGATGTAAGCAATCGGGACAGCAAATGAAGAGCTCATTGCAATCCATATTGGCGCAGTTGTAGTAGTTTTCAGCTGTAACTTGACAGTGTTTGCATACCGCAATAGTAGGGGCCGGCTCATCGCTGATCGGTACGGTCAATCTATCATCGAAAACGAACAGTTTGCCTAACCAATGGGAGCTTCCTTCCCTCAAGCCATAATTGATGATTCCACCATCAAGCTGATAAACCTCTTCGAATCCTTTTTCCTTCAATAAGGCAGAATAGAGCTCGCAGCGGATTCCGCCGGTGCAGCACATCATCACAGGAGTGGTTTTGGGGTCTATTTCGTTGACGAGTTTATCAGCGTATTCATCGAACTCACGGAAATTATCGCATTCAGGGGACACAGCGCCTTCAAAATGACCAACCAACCACTCGTAGTGATTGCGCACATCCAACAAGAAGGGTTTCTGTTCGCCTTCCATTTTCTGGCGCCATTCCAAAGGGGAGATATGTTGGCCTGCGTTTTTTAAGTCGACAGTTTTATCCAGGGCAACAAGCTGTTTGCGGTATTTGATAGTTACTCTTGGGTAAACATGTTCGTGATAGGTATGAATTTTAAAGACAACGTCACGGAAGAGTGTCCTTTCCTTCATCCAATCCATATAAGCTTCTGCATCGGATTTTTCTAGGCAGAGCTGCCCATTGATACCTTCTTCCGAGATGTAAATCCTACAGGAAGCGTCGCGGGTGCTTAAAAACAGTTTATGTAGCTTAACTTCACTATGAGGATCCTCGATAGTAATAAAAGCATAATAAGCTAAAACGTAATAAATTTTTTGCTGAGTCATAGTAGTAGAAAAGTATAGCTAAAGAAGGGATTATTCGCCAGCGACGAGTGCTTCGAAATAATGATTAAAGTAATAGGCCTCATACTCTTCGAGCAATTTAATGAGGGGTCTGTTTCTTAGATTGCGGGCAATGTCCAATGGTGTCTGTCCACCCGTATTTAGAATTTTTGGCGAAATATGTTTTCTTAAGATGATGCGCACTAATTCGATATCATCCATTTCGACTGCAAGATGAAGGGGAGTGTTTCCGGAGATTTCATCCTTTTCCGAAGGATTAGGATGCTCAGAAAGAAGAAAATTCGTTGCCGCATCAAACTTGGTTTTTATGGAGACATGCAAGGGGGTTTCTCCAAGACTGTTGATTTGATTAAGGAAATCTTTGTTTTGGATGACCAGATGCATGACCTTAGGGAGGTTCTTTTCCAAAATTGCCTTATGGATAGGGAGAGGTAGAAAGACATAAGGATCATTTGGCATGATGAGATTGTAAATAGTAATGGCTTGCCGAAAGAGCTTTTCGATCTCCACTTGATGAGCTATACCCTTGGCAATCTCTCTTTCTATGGAGCGGAATGATTGCGCCGACTGCTGAGCATTAATATGAAAAAAGCGATATTTAAGGCCCTCAAAATGCTTCGCTATCATCCAGGTAGCTCTAAGCAAAGGAGAGAGTTTATTTTCATCAAATAGAGATAAATCGTCGCGTATCCAAATATTATTGGAGTGCGTATGAATAATATTCTTTAAGCGCAGCATAATTTCTTCTTCCGGTAGTTGCTGCATCCTTGCGTTGCTGACCACCTTAAATGACATAGGACAACCTGTTAAGAGTGAATTTCACTCAAAGAGGTGCAAGTTACATGCCAAATAGATGTGACAAGAGGTTGGTATTAATTCACTCCTATGAGAAAATAGAATAGATAAACAGATGAAAAGGAGGAAAAATGTCTAATCCGAATATTAAATACCTTGATGACCAATCTTTTGAAACAGCAATATCCCAAGGCGTAGTCCTGGTGGATTTTTATGCTGACTGGTGCGGACCTTGTAGAGCTATTGCACCTATCATTGATGAGTTAGCTAATGAAGTAAATAACAAGGCAATGATAGCGAAAGTGGATGTAGATAAAGCTCAAAATGTAAGCGTTAAGTTTGGCGTACACTCCATTCCTACATTGATTGTTTTTAAAGATGGCAAAGAAGTGAAGCGTTTTGTCGGCATTACCATGAAAACGCAGCTGATGGAAGCTATCAACCAACATCAGTAGTCTCTCAATCTTCATATTACTGGGTTTGATCTTGGTAATATGAAGGATTAATAACTAAAACCTATCTGTCTCCACGCTTCATAAACACCAATGCTGGCGCTATTTGCTAGATTCAAGCAGCGGGTGCCGTTGACCATGGGTAAAGTCACAAAACTTTCCGGCCACTTTTCTCTAAAATGTGGGGGCAACCCTGTAGTTTCAGAACCGAAGATGAGCCAGCTATCTTGTGTATAAGAGACTTCTGAATAAAGTTTTTGCGCTTTGCTGGAGAAGAAAAAGAAATTATCTTTCTTCTCTTCTAGTAGTTCCTCTAAATTTTCCATTACATCGACCTGGACACCTTCCCAATAATCTAGTCCAGCACGCTTTAAATGACGGTTGGCGAGGCTGAAGCCTAGAGGCGGCACAAGAAGCAAGGAGCAGCCGGTGACGGCGCAAAGACGAACGATAGCACCCGTGTTATGTGGGATCTGGGGATTAAAGAGGATAATTTTCACGATGCTGAAATACTAGCGCAGTAGAAGTTAAATGTCGAGGATGGAAAGCGGTAGTAAACCGCTTTCCAAATGAAATTATTGTCTAGAAGAGACGATCATCATCGCTATCATCATCATCGTCTGATTGATCATCATCATCGTCTTCATCGTCTTCGCCTAATTTAGTTTTTCCGCTTAAGGAAGAAGTTGAATTGCCTTTATAATTGGGAGTGTCTGCTTTGACAACTTCAATATCAAAAATAAGCAAGGCATTCGGAGGCAGTTGGCCGGATGTTCCATACCCTAGATCAGGGTGTACAAATAAACGGCGTTTTTCACCTTCTTTCATTCCAGCTAGACCTTTGCTAAAGCCTTTAATTGTCTGTGAAAGAGGAATAGTGATAGGACCGCCCACTTCTTCGGAGCTGCCAAATACTGTACCGTCGATGTATTTGCCGACATAATTGATCTGAGGGACGCCATCGCCTTTAACTTCTGTGCCGCTGCCTTGTTTTAAGACAAGATATTGTAATTTCCCTGGTTCAACCTGAATCATGCCATCCACGCTTTTATTTTTATCTAAGTACGCGTCGGCTGCTTTAAGGTTTTCCTGAGAAAGTTGTTGAAAAGCCGATTCTTGCAGCTTTGTCATTAGCTTTTCATACTCTTGGTCGCTCATCGGTGCTGGTTGACCGGCATAGCCTGCGCGGATACCACGAATAATACTTTCTAGATCAAAGTGAACACCGGGATTGTTTAAATTGCGGCCGATAAAATGTCCAAAAGCTTCTGACAATTTATTGATTTCGCTTTGCGTAAACCCGGCAGGAAGTTGTCCTTTTTGGTTGGCTTCAACTTGGTTATTTGCCGCAGGTGCTTGCAATGGTGCACCGTTTAAGCTTCCCCAAGCAGTGAGCATCGTTGCTCCGGCAAGGGCTATCAGGTGCAGTGGTTTTAAAGTAAACACGGTTTACCTCCTATAAATGGAAGATTAAACTTAGGAAAGCTTCTAATAAAGTTCAAGCGAATTTTAGAATTTCAGGGATCTTCTCTAAAGAAACTCTTTTTGATTCACCTGTGGACATGTTTTTAAGTTGGAGTATGTTTTCAGCTAATTCGTTGTCTCCCACAACCGCTGTAAATTCTGCCCTTACAGAATTTGCAAATTGCATGGATTTCGCAAGTTTACGGTTGCTAAGATCCATTTGGACAGGGATATTCTGCGCTCTAAGCTCATGCATAAGCTTGAAACAGAAATTGTAAGCCGTCTCACCTAAAGCGATGAGGTATAAGCGGGGGCCGGGTAGGCGAGGAGGTGTTGAATCCTGTGCAATTAGAGTTTGAATAATCCTTTCTAAGCCAGTCCCAAAGCCGCAAGAGGGAGTGTTGGGTCCGCCTAGTTTTTTTACGAGCCCGTCATACCTTCCGCCGCCGCCGATGCTGTTCTGAGAACCGAGAACATTGGAGGTAACCTCGAAAACGACGCCGTTGTAATAGTCCAGTCCTCGAACAAGCTTAGGGCTTATGGTGTAGTCGATATTTATCCCTTTCAATAGGTTGCAAACCTGTTCAAAATTCGATTTTGAAGCATCGGAGAGGCATGAAAAGAGGCTGGGAGCATTCTGCAGAATTTCCTGATC is drawn from Parachlamydiales bacterium and contains these coding sequences:
- a CDS encoding ankyrin repeat domain-containing protein; amino-acid sequence: MSFKVVSNARMQQLPEEEIMLRLKNIIHTHSNNIWIRDDLSLFDENKLSPLLRATWMIAKHFEGLKYRFFHINAQQSAQSFRSIEREIAKGIAHQVEIEKLFRQAITIYNLIMPNDPYVFLPLPIHKAILEKNLPKVMHLVIQNKDFLNQINSLGETPLHVSIKTKFDAATNFLLSEHPNPSEKDEISGNTPLHLAVEMDDIELVRIILRKHISPKILNTGGQTPLDIARNLRNRPLIKLLEEYEAYYFNHYFEALVAGE
- a CDS encoding rhodanese-related sulfurtransferase, producing the protein MTQQKIYYVLAYYAFITIEDPHSEVKLHKLFLSTRDASCRIYISEEGINGQLCLEKSDAEAYMDWMKERTLFRDVVFKIHTYHEHVYPRVTIKYRKQLVALDKTVDLKNAGQHISPLEWRQKMEGEQKPFLLDVRNHYEWLVGHFEGAVSPECDNFREFDEYADKLVNEIDPKTTPVMMCCTGGIRCELYSALLKEKGFEEVYQLDGGIINYGLREGSSHWLGKLFVFDDRLTVPISDEPAPTIAVCKHCQVTAENYYNCANMDCNELFICCPDCLHQFEGCCDSACKNAPRIRPYHQEDAHKPFRRWHHYFEDKPQAEVGQTCQDQA
- a CDS encoding DEAD/DEAH box helicase — its product is MSGPSLAYILIDIPCPDDTQSYLQFGLTDDLGKVRPLTPAELTQINKFAVMTADKLVLEWLRKNAPDCLLKGHFLPLDSALLRLIAATAKFFFRGKRLLCDFFSKNSFIYSVSKESEARWQLTAKIREKDKLFPLSECEALRNGNPTCYIRHGQLKFIENTTPWRHIKALYTSKSIIIDDNWKEYLTTLKDEPCLELIDTTFFSMHDPIPFLVLTDRTGAFASLKMDYGPGKIISYVRGQHFPQNQPFRVPRAEKHWETDLLETDFFWKPTGTSQYYCPLDKVNKSLTFLLEMGWKIVDAHGNLLKLCQNSSLALDESPTHISLQGSLNYGTYKANLKDALGSFNRRDRFIPLGTGEIGLLPDSLQNLDPSTLLTEGEWVADELQFSKNKAGLLAPLFEQTENFQASDKLKAFCQGKMEQNCLEPVSVSTNFIGALRPYQQIGVDWLMFLYNTDLHGLLADDMGLGKTVQVIAFLASLPQQTYPSLIVVPTSLLANWQKELARFYPKATVYLHHGAQRTSEEWDKDIIITTYATLRLDGSQFLKQRFHCLLLDESHLIKNAYTQTAQAAYSIKADFRLSITGTPIENNLNELWSQFHFLMPGLLQSQEKFRSEIESGTVDPRFLARIRRQIKPFVLRRTKKEVAPELPEKIEQTVWIEMSPEQRQLYDTFLSGARQNILSKVQLEGTSKHRLEILEILLRLRQICCDPRLVAAQHEEAASIPSAKLEAIIEDLTTLANENAKVLVYSQFTKLLQLVGKELKNQGMDYFYLDGQTNNRADIVEKFQTCASPSFFLISLKAGGVGLNLTAADYVLLLDPWWNEAAEQQAIDRAHRIGRQEPVIAKRYVVLDTIEEKIMKLKAEKQRLAGDLFEASPADMQISFTDLELLLSI
- the trxA gene encoding thioredoxin → MSNPNIKYLDDQSFETAISQGVVLVDFYADWCGPCRAIAPIIDELANEVNNKAMIAKVDVDKAQNVSVKFGVHSIPTLIVFKDGKEVKRFVGITMKTQLMEAINQHQ
- a CDS encoding tRNA (cytidine(34)-2'-O)-methyltransferase; this translates as MKIILFNPQIPHNTGAIVRLCAVTGCSLLLVPPLGFSLANRHLKRAGLDYWEGVQVDVMENLEELLEEKKDNFFFFSSKAQKLYSEVSYTQDSWLIFGSETTGLPPHFREKWPESFVTLPMVNGTRCLNLANSASIGVYEAWRQIGFSY
- a CDS encoding FKBP-type peptidyl-prolyl cis-trans isomerase, which gives rise to MFTLKPLHLIALAGATMLTAWGSLNGAPLQAPAANNQVEANQKGQLPAGFTQSEINKLSEAFGHFIGRNLNNPGVHFDLESIIRGIRAGYAGQPAPMSDQEYEKLMTKLQESAFQQLSQENLKAADAYLDKNKSVDGMIQVEPGKLQYLVLKQGSGTEVKGDGVPQINYVGKYIDGTVFGSSEEVGGPITIPLSQTIKGFSKGLAGMKEGEKRRLFVHPDLGYGTSGQLPPNALLIFDIEVVKADTPNYKGNSTSSLSGKTKLGEDDEDDDDDQSDDDDDSDDDRLF